The following coding sequences lie in one Haematobia irritans isolate KBUSLIRL chromosome 3, ASM5000362v1, whole genome shotgun sequence genomic window:
- the pdgy gene encoding acyl-CoA synthetase family member pudgy: MMRTTYVRLALQLMRNSSTSSSTAAACNTSSRSINTNHRPQNTAATVQPNLSNNGDKFLHYSHEDGYVKTSPYEQLAIPNVTLDKYVWRDFKKWENNVATVDIITGRQYTFAELRDSSAALAVRLQTKFKLGKGDVVAICLPNLPEYPGAVLGAIEAGLTVTTVNPIYTAEEIGRQLTFSNAKFIIGTCMGYNVLKEACKLAKKDVPIVCVRMSPDDVLPEGALDFFELFKYNGDVDFSQLKHYDISPNDMVMLPFSSGTTGLPKGVMLSHNNISINCEQVQLPITIDCSKKQEVLPCVLPFFHIYGLTVIMLSKIGQGAKLVTLPQFKPEDLMKAFSEYKATMLNLVPPIALFMINHPKVTAETCPELRVVMSGAAPIGLTDVERFRQKFPQTAFLQGFGMTESSPVVLLTPEDNTRYASTGFLTSNTEGKIVSLDGDDTKGLGPNQTGELCIRGPQVMSGYLNNEEATKQTFFPGGWLRTGDVAYYDEEGYFYITDRMKELIKVKGFQVPPAELENILRDHPKILEAAVFGIPHPVNGEAPRALVVLRPNMEATEEEICNYVAEQVAHYKKLEGGVIFASEVPKNPTGKILRKVLKEKYSS, from the exons ATGATGCGTACAACTTATGTTCGTTTGGCTTTACAGCTAATGCGTAACTCTTCGACATCTTCGAGTACAGCCGCCGCATGTAATACCTCGAGCAGATCGATTAATACCAATCATCGTCCTCAAAATACTGCAGCTAcggttcaaccaaatttgagcaATAATGGCGATAAATTCCTGCATTATTCCCATGAAGATGGTTATGTTAAGACCTCTCCTTACGAACAGTTAGCCATACCCAATGTGACTTTGGACAAATAtgtttggcgtgatttcaagaaATGGGAAAACAATGTGGCAACG GTTGATATAATTACTGGTCGCCAATATACATTTGCTGAATTACGAGATTCCAGTGCAGCTTTGGCCGTACGTCTACagactaaatttaaattgggtaaAGGTGATGTAGTGGccatatgcttgccaaatttgcctGAATATCCTGGAGCCGTCTTGGGTGCCATTGAAGCTGGTCTTACAGTGACAACCGTAAATCCTATCTATACTGCTG AGGAAATTGGCCGCCAATTAACATTCAGCAATGCCAAATTCATCATTGGCACCTGTATGGGTTACAATGTTCTTAAGGAAGCCTGTAAATTGGCCAAGAAAGATGTTCCCATTGTATGTGTTCGCATGTCCCCCGATGATGTATTACCCGAAGGAGCTTTGGATTTTTTCGAGCTCTTCAAATACAATGGTGATGTGGACTTCAGCCAACTGAAACATTATGACATTTCACCCAACGATATGGTTATGTTGCCTTTCTCTTCGGGCACTACCGGTTTGCCAAAGGGTGTCATGTTATCGCACAATAATATTTCGATAAATTGTGAGCAAGTCCAACTACCAATAACCATTGATTGCTCGAAGAAACAAGAGGTTTTGCCCTGTGTTTTACCTTTCTTCCACATCTATGGTTTGACAGTGATCATGCTGTCGAAAATTGGTCAGGGAGCTAAATTGGTGACATTACCACAATTCAAACCGGAAGATCTCATGAAAGCCTTTTCTGAATACAAGGCAACTATGCTGAATTTGGTGCCACCAATAG CTCTTTTTATGATCAATCATCCTAAGGTAACTGCTGAAACTTGTCCTGAATTGAGAGTTGTTATGAGTGGAGCTGCCCCCATTGGTTTAACAGATGTGGAACGTTTTAGACAAAA ATTCCCTCAGACCGCTTTCTTGCAAGGCTTTGGCATGACCGAATCTTCTCCTGTGGTCCTTCTTACTCCAGAGGACAATACTCGTTATGCTTCCACTGGTTTCCTGACTAGCAACACCGAGGGCAAAATAGTCTCTCTCGATGGTGATGATACGAAAGGTTTGGGACCTAATCAAACCGGGGAACTGTGCATTCGCGGCCCTCAAGTAATGTCAGGATATCTCAACAATGAGGAGGCCACAAAGCAAACCTTCTTCCCTGGTGGTTGGTTGCGTACAGGTGATGTAGCCTACTATGATGAAGAAGGTTATTTCTACATTACCGATCGCATGAAGGAACTCATCAAAGTCAAAGGTTTCCAAGTTCCCCCAGCTGAATTGGAAAACATCTTGCGTGATCATCCTAAGATTCTCGAAGCTGCTGTATTCGGAATTCCCCATCCAGTGAATGGAGAAGCTCCACGTGCCTTGGTGGTATTGCGTCCCAATATGGAGGCTACAGAGGAAGAGATTTGCAATTATGTTGCCGAACAAGTTGCCCACTATAAAAAGCTAGAAGGTGGTGTTATTTTTGCCAGTGAGGTTCCCAAAAATCCCACAGGCAAAATCCTGCGAAAAGTATTGAAAGAGAAATATTCCAGTTAA